From Hymenobacter sediminicola:
GGGTGGCGCATGAGATTCAGAACCCGATGAACAGCGTCAAGAACTTCGCTGCCATCAGCGTAAATCTGTGTCAGGAGATTCGGGAGGAACTGGCAAAGGTGCTGCTGCCCATCGACGACCAGCAAATCATTGATGATATGTTCCAGAATCTGAGCCAGTATCAGGCCCATATCGTGAAGCACAGCCAGCGGGCCGAAGGCATTGTGGAAGGCATGCTCGAATATTCTAGCAGCAGCCCTGCCCAGCGCCAACTCACCGACCTCAGCATGCTGGCCAACGAGTACATGCGGCTTACCTACCAGGATCTGCGCCTCAAAAACCGGCGCTTCAATGCCGCCCTCCTGCCCCATTTTGCTTCCAATCTACCGGAAGTGCCCATTGTGCGGCAGGACATCGGGCGGGCACTGGTCAGTCTTTTCACCACAGCTTTCTATGCCGTACAGCAGCGCCAGCGCCTGGGCGAGGAAGATTACGTTCCGCAAGTGAGCCTGACCACAAAGCTGGCGGGCGAGTATGTCGAAATCAGGATTCGTGACAACGGGTCCGGCATTTCGGAGGCTGTGCAGGCCAGCATCTTTCAGCGTTTTTTCACCACAAAGCCCGTCAGCGAAAGTTCTACCCTGGGCCTAGCCGTCAGCTACGACATCATCACGCGCGGGCATGGCGGCACTCTCCGCGTGGAAAGCCAGGAAGGTGTGTTCACGGAGTTTATTGTGCAGCTTCCGGTGCAAGGCAAACCCGCAGTGCCCGCCGAATGGGTGCTCTGAGCGGTGCTTCGGTTCCGCTGCAATGCTCCCTTACCTTTGCCGGCTCATTGTCCCATCCATTCCCACCATATGTCCTTCCGCACCATCACGCCCGGCACGCTGCCCGGCCCCGAGTGGCACCAGTTCCTACTGGGTGCCGTGGCGCCGCGCCCCATTGCTTTCGTCAGCACTATTTCGGCTGATGGCGAGGTGAACCTGAGCCCGTTTTCGTTCTTTAACGTCTTCAGCTCCAACCCGTCCACACTTATCTTCTCGCCTGCCAACCGCGTCCGTGACAACACCCAGAAGCACACGCTTTTCAACGTGCGTGAAGTGGCCGAATGCGTGGTTAATATCTGCGACTACGCGGTGGTGGAGCAGATGTCGTTGGCCAGCACCGAGTATGAGCGGGGCGTGAATGAGTTTGTGAAAGCCGGCCTCACGGAGCTGCCGTCTGACAAAGTGCGCCCGCCCCGTGTGGCGGAGTGTCCGGTGTCGCTGGAGTGCGTGGTGGAGCAGATTATTGCCATCGGCGACTCCAACGGCGGCGGCAACCTCGTAATTTGCCGGGTGGTGCAGGCCCACTTCCGCCAGGACATTTTGCTGGCCGATGGTGCCGGCATCGACCCGCATAAGTTCGATGCTGTGGCCCGCCTCGCCGGCGACTGGTACAGCCGCGTGGTGCCCGAAAGCCTGTTCATTGTGCCCAAACCTAACCGCAACAAGGGCATCGGCATTGACCAGCTCCCGGAGCATATCCGCACCTCCGACCTGCTCACCGGCAACAACCTGGGCCGCCTCGCCAACATCGAGCAGCAGGCCCTACCCACTCCCGAGCAGGTGCAGGCGTTCCGGCAGGACCCATTAGTGAGCTACACGCTCAGCAAACACGCCGCCGACCCAGCAGCACAACGCCACGAGCTGGTGGTGCTAGGGAAGAAAATTCTGGAAGAAGGCCGCCTGCTGGACGCCTGGAAAACGCTGCTGCTGGCCACGCCCTCTGCAGGCTAGCCTAGGGGCCGCACCATTTCGTAGAGCGACAAGGGCTGCTGTTCCCATCCCGCAGCCTGCAATACTGCGCGCACCGCCCCCTCCGGCACCAACGATGCTACCAGCGGCACGCCTGGAAATTCGGCCTCTAGCGCCTGCAGCATGCGCGTAGCCCACCCTTGGCGACGTAGGGCACGCGGCACTACCAACGTCAGTAGCAGGCTGCGCTCAGCTTCCGGCCGCACCACAGCGTAGGCGCTGTGAGCCAAATGGAAAGCCCGCGCAGGTGGCGCCGCAGCCGCAAGAGTCTCGCCCGAGAACATCCAAGGCAAGTCCGGTTCTCCCTCTGTTGTTACCAGCCGCGCAACCGTTAGCGGGTCCAGTTCGCTAAGGGCAGTCATGTTGGACATTGGGGCTGGCATACGCCTAAAGCTGAGCAAGTGGCGGGTATTGCGGAAGCCCAGCCGCTCGTAGAGGCGCCGAGCCGGCTCGTTTTCAGTGAAGACTTCGAGCAGCATTTCCCGGTCACCGCGCATCGTGGCCTCTTCTATGGCGGTTTGCAGCATGGTCCGGCCATAGCCTTGGCTACGCGCTTCCTTCACTAGCCCCATACCAGCTACCCGGCAGGTCCAGCCGCGCCGGGCTAGGTATACCACTCCTATCAGTTGGTCGCCCTTAAACCAGAGCCGGCTGGCAGCGGGGTCAAGATGCTCGCTCCGGAAGCGCCGCTCAAAGCTGGCGGCATCAAAGTTGAAGGGCACGAAGTACTCTTCAAACGACCGGTTCATTGCCTGAGCAAGCTCCTGCGAAGTAAACTTCAGTACCGGCCGGGCTATCAGTTCGGCTTCTGTTTGGCTGTTCATGTGCTGCAGAATTTCTCCCGCCTTCCGGACGACGTGTGTGAGGTGGACTTCTGACTATTGTGCCCTCCGCCTGTACGAAACCATCTGTCAGTTACGCACGGCAATCATCAGCCCCAGTTCCTTATAGCGCATGTTGAAGCGCTTGGCAATGGTGGCGTTGGTGAGGGAGCCTTTGTAGATGTAGACGCCGCTACGGAAATGCTCATTCGTGAACAGCACCTCATTGATGCCGCCGTGCTGGCTAATTTCCTGCAGAATAGGCGTGAAGATATTACTCAGGGCATTGGTGGCAGTACGCGGCACGCGGCTGGCAATGTTGGGCACGCAGTAGTGAATCACGTCGTACTTGCGGAAGACGGGCTTGCTGTGGCTGGTCATCTCGCTCGTCTCGAAGCAGCCACCCTGGTCAATGCTCACATCGATGATGACGGAGCCGGGCGCCATGCTGGAAACCATGCTTTCGGGCACCATAAACGGCACCCGGCCGTCCTCGGCGTTCAGGGCCCCAATCACCACATCGGCACGCCGGATCTGCTGGCTCAAGGCAAACGTATCGAGAGTACTGGTGTAAAGCTGCGTACCTAGATTTTGCTTGAGGCGACGCAGTTTATACAAGTGATTATCAAACACTTTTACCTCAGCCCCTAGTCCGGTAGCAGCGCGGGCAGCGTACTCGGCTACTGTGCCTGCACCCAGAATCACGACCTGTGACGGAGGCACGCCCGTGATACCGCCCAAGATGATGCCTTTGCCTTCGTTGGAGCGCGCCAAGTATTCGGCCGCAATCAGCATGACGGTGGAGCCGGCTATTTCGCTCATGGCCCGCACCACCGGCCGCGCTCCGCTCGGGTCCTTAATCAGCTCGAAGCTGATGGCGCTGATTTTCTTGCGCGTGAGGGCCGTAACGTACTCGGAGGTGAGCGTACCAAACTGCAGCGCCGATATCAGCGTCTGATTGGAGCGCAGAAACTCGATTTCGTCGTGGGTGGGCGGCGCCACTTTCAGGATGAGGTCGGCTTCGTATACCTCTTTTTGCGAGTAAGCAATAGTGGCCCCGGCTTCGGAGTAGTCGTGGTCGGAGTACTTGCTGGGTTCACCGGCCCCGCTTTCCATCACAATTTCGTGTCCTTCTTCCACTAGATGCTTCACGGCTTCCGGCGTCAGGCAGATGCGGTTTTCCTGCAGCGAGGTTTCGCGGGGCAGCCCAATAAACAGCTTACGCTTCCGGGTTTCCACAGCCAGCATGGATTCCTGCGTGAAGTAGGCGCGGCTCGTGGCCAACGACTCAAATCCGGGTGGTACTGCTTCGGGCATCTCTGATAGGTATGAATTAGAAAGTAGTAGATCTGAAATTCAGCATTTTACAAACGAATTCTTTACAATTCGCTGCGTACATCTGATTCCTTATTTCTTAATTTCTAATTGAAGAGTGCGAGACTCTTCGCCGGTGACATGAAGGGTGATGAGCAGCCGCTCTGGTGGCAACAGCGCCTCAATGCGGCTGGGCCACTCTATCAGGCAAAGATAGCCGGAATCGAAGTACTCCAACGCCCCGATGCCTACTGCTTCGACGGGTTCGTTGAGGCGGTAGAAATCGAAGTGGTAAATGGGCTGGTTCTGCGCGTCGCGGTACTCGTTTACCAGCGCGAAAGTGGGGCTACTCACCTCATCCTGCACGCCCATACTCTGGCAGAGCGCCTTGATGAAGGTGGTTTTGCCGGCCCCCATTTCGCCTTCGAAACACACAATGGAGTGGCTCTGTAGTGCCTCAAGCACCTGGGCGGCCACGGCGGGCAGCGCCGCCAGCGTCGGAAGTTCAAAAGTCAGCATGGGCTGCAAGGTAGGCAGAGCGTTCAGCAAAATCCGCGCTACTGTGCACCTTGGGCCGTAGCATTTGCCGCTGCACCTCTTACTTTTGGCCGACCACAAACCCCTTCCTCATGCAAGTTTCGCGAATGGCCGGCAGCCTTATCGGCTCCGAAATCATCAAAATCGGCAATGAAGTCAACGACATGATCCGCAAGGGGGAGCAGATATGCAACCTCACCATCGGTGACTTCGACCCGGCTATTTTCCCCATTCCGACGGAGCTACAGCACGAAATTACGGCGGCGTATCAGGCCGGCCATACCAACTATCCGCCTGCCAACGGCATAGCTGCGCTCCGCGAAGCTGCCACCGCCTTCACAAAGGAGCGGCTGGGCCTGGCCTATTCCCCCAACGACGTGCTGGTGGCGGGTGGCTCCCGGCCTCTCATCTATGCCACGTACCTCGCCGTGGTAGACCCCGGCGACAAAGTAGTATTTCCGGTGCCCAGCTGGAACAACAACCACTACTGCCACCTCTCGGGTGCCGAGGCCGTGATGGTAGAAACCTCGCCCAAGAACAACTTCATGCCTACAGCCGCCGAGCTGGCTCCGCATTTGGCCGGCGCCACGCTGCTTGCCCTCTGCTCGCCGCTCAACCCCACGGGCACAGTATTCACCAAAGAAAACCTGGCGGCCATCTGCGACCTAGTAGTGGCGGAGAACCAGCGCCGCCAGCCCGGCGAAAAGCCTCTTTACCTGCTCTACGACCAGATTTACTGGATGCTCACCTTCGGCCAGACCGGACACTTCGACCCGGTAAACCTGCGCCCTGAGCTGCGCGACTATGTCATCTACATCGACGGCATCTCAAAATGTCTGGCTGCTACCGGCGTGCGAGTGGGCTATGCCTTCGGGCCGGCGGTGGTCATCGATAAGATGAAAGCCATTCTGGGCCACGTAGGAGCCTGGGCCCCGAAAGCCGAGCAGGTAGCCACAGCTAAGTTTCTACCGAATACGCCGGCTGTCGACGGTTTTGTGGACGAGTTCAAGGACAACATTCAACGTAGTCTCGACACCCTGCACCACGGTTTGCAGGAGCTAAAAGGCGCTGGCTACCCCGTCGACTCCATCGTGCCGATGGGCGCTATTTACCTCACGGCCAAGCTGGCTGTATTGGGCAAAACCACGGCGACCGGGCAGGTACTACGCACCACAAAGGAGCTGACCTCCTACCTCATCAGCGAAGCCCGGCTGGCGCTGGTGCCGTTCAGTGCCTTCGGGACTTCCGATACGGCTCCCTGGTTCCGGATGTCAGTGGGAGGCGCTTCGCTGGATTCTATTGAGGCAGCCCTGCCCCGGTTGCGGGCAGCGCTGGATGCGCTGAAATAGGTCGTCGTTCTGTTGTTACAGACTTCTTTCGAGCTACCTCGGTCCACTAGGGCCGGGGTAGTTTTGTTTGGGCTGTGTAGCTTCGGTTCCGGCGTGCTACTGGGCTGCCGGTTTTCCCAAAACCTGCGAGGCCAAATCGGTCTTTCTTTCTATCTTTCCTTCCACTACTCAAAAGCGGGCTTTGGTAAAGGCCCAAAACAGTTTAGTTAACCGCTCTATACTCTACCCGGCTTTGCTTCTTTCCAGCCCTGGAATTGCGAGGCCTCGCCACACGCCACCTATTGCACGCTCCACTTTTTTACCACCGGACTGTGCACACACGCTTTTCTACCAGCTTTCTGGGCTGGATATGGCACCTCTCAGTAGCGCTGCTTTTTTTGCCTCAGGTTTCTGCTGCCCAGATACCTGCTGCTCCAATTCCGGGAGTGGTGCGCTCAGCCGCAGGCCTTCCCCTGGACTACGCTACCATCATATTGCACCGTGCCACCGATTCCGTGGCCGTTAAGACCGAATTCAGCGACGCGGAAGGCAAGTTTCTGCTCACACCGCCTGTCGCGGGCCGCTACCTGTTGTCGGTGCTGCATATTGGCTACCGGCAAGCCTGGGTGGGGCCGCTGGAAACCAGTGCCGCCGTGGGCCAGGTGGTGGTCATCACGCTGACGCCCAGCGCGGCTCAGCAACTGCGCGGCGTGACCGTGACGGCGCAAAAACCGGCTTTTGAACGCCTACCCGACCGTACGATTGTGCATGTGGAAGGCAGCACGCTGGCCGCTGGCAACACAGTGCTGGATGTGCTGAGCCGGGCACCGGGCGTGACGGTTGGCGGCAACGACAACCTAAGCCTGCGCGGCAAGCAGGGCGTACTGGTGCTTATTGATGGCAAGCGGGTGCCCATGACCGGCGTGGAACTGGCCTCGATGCTGCGCGCCCTACCTGCCGAACAGGTGCGCACGATTGAGTTGATTACGAACCCTCCCGCCAAATACGACGCCCAGGGCGGCGCCGGCATTATTGCCATCAACCTCAAGAAGGACCAGCGCCTAGGCACCAATGGCAGCGTGAATGCCAGCTACGGCCGAGGCCACTACGGCAAGCACACTTCCGGCCTTTCCCTGAATCACCGTAGTGCCAGCCTCAACCTCTACGGCTCCTACGCCTACACAGACCGCCGCAACTTCCAGAACCTGACCTTCAACCGCCGCTATCTGCAGGACGGGCAGGTGCAAATCAGTAGTCAGCAGCTCAATGAGATGCGCAACCACCTGCAGTCGCACACTTGGAAGGCTGGGATGGAATACACTGCAAGCAAACGAACCACGCTGGGCGCCATGCTCAGCGGGCTGGCCAGCAACTCGCCGTGGGAAGGCACCAACGCATCGGAGTTCTTTAATGCACAAGGCGCATCTACTACCCGCTACAGTTCCTGGAACCTGCGCAACCTGCGCACGCCCAACATAGCCGGCAACCTCACGCTGCGCCACACCTTCCGCCCCGACTCGGTGGGCACGCCGGAGCTGACCGCCGACGCCGATATGGCCCGCTATGGCATCACGCGGCTACTGAATCTAGCTACCTCCTATACCTTACCAACCCGTACGCCAACCTCTCTTCTTGGCACACACGACGGCACACTTACCATTCAGTCGGTGAAGGCCGACTACGTGCGGCCGTTGCCGCGGGGCCTGCGCCTAGAAGCCGGCGCCAAGTCCAGCTGGGTGCAGTCAGACAACAGTGTGGTGTTCTACCGAACCGAAAACGGTGCTACGTACCTCGATACCAACCAGTCGAACGAGTTTCGCTACGATGAGAACATCAACGCGGCTTACCTGAGCCTGACCCGCCCCCGCCCCACCCTGACACTGACTGCCGGCCTGCGCGCCGAGCAGACCAACGCCACCGGCCGGCAAGTTATCGGCAACGAAAATTTCGACCGGCACTACTTCCAGCTATTCCCGAACCTGAGCCTGAGCCGGACGCTTTCGGAGAAGCATTCGGTGGGGTTTTCGCTGAGCCGCCGCCTCGACCGGCCCACTTACAACCAGCTCAACCCTTTCCGCTCTTTCGTGGATGCCACTTCTTACCGCGCCGGCAACCCGTATCTGTTGCCCCAAACCAATTACAGCGCCGAGCTGACTCATACCTGGCGCCAGAAATATACCACCGGCCTGAGCTACGCCCACGCCCGCCAGCCCATAGTAAGCGTGTATCTGGCGCAGCCCACCCTGCTGGTAGCCGCCACCGATGTAAACCTGCGCACCCGCCACTACTACGCCTTCACGCTTACGGCCCCGCTGGCGCCCACTAAATGGTGGCAGCTCTACGCCGATGCCGAGTTGTTCTTCATCTACTTCGAGGGCAACCTAGGCGACACAGCCCCACCCGCCGGCCAGCCGGGCGCTATTCTGAATGCCAACAGCACATTTACGCTGGGCAAGGGCTGGACCGCCGACCTCAATGGCAGCTACCATTCCCGGGAGCGGTATGCGTTTCAGGTAGTGAATGCCTTCGGGCAGGTGGGCATAGGCATCCAGAAAAGCCTTTTCGACGGCCGCGCCACACTGCGGGCCAATGCCACCGACCTGCTCTATACCGCCCCGGTGCAGGCCACCTCCCGCTACGTAGCCTTCGAGGAAACCTTCCGCTCCACGCAGGACACCCGCGTGGCTACCCTGGCCTTCACCTACCGGTTCGGCAGCAACGAGGTGGCACCGGCCCGCAAGCGCGCCACTGGCGCCGAGGACGAAAAGCGCCGCGCCATCAGTCAGTAACCTTCGAATTGCTGCCACTATATCCGGCGTCCGATGTATTGGGCGCCGGATTTTTTATTGGGTACTCCACAGCCATTAACCACGGATTACCAGACTGAGTCGGCAGAGTGCACAGCATCTCCAACATTTTTTACTCAGCAAAGCAACTTCAATGATATATCATACATCTATAGGATATCATTCCTGAAATTCCCTTTATGCTCTCCAGTGTCATCTTTTACTCGCTCGATAAGGCCATCCGGCAGTACCGGAAGCTGGCGCAAGCCAACATCGACCGGGCCGGTATTGCTATTACCATCGACCAGTGGCTGGTGCTACGCGTGATTCAGGAGCACGACGACCTCACCCAGGCCGACATTGCCGACCGGGTTTTCAAAGACCAGGCCTCGGTAGCGCGCATGATCAGTCTGCTGACCAAGCGCGGCCTGCTAGTGGCGGTGCCTCTGCCCTCCGATGGCCGCCGCAGCCAGCTCCGCGTGACCAAGGAAGGCGAGCAGGTACTGAGTGATGTGCAGCCAGTGGTGCTCAACAACCGCAGCTTAGCACTGAAGGGCCTCTCTGAAGACGACCTAACCCTATTGCGCAACATGCTGGAACGCATCTACCTGAATTGCAGCGCACGGGCCCCTACTTCCTAGTAGTTACTTCACTCTCTGTCAGCCTCAAGAATCACCTGTTGGTAGCACTTGATAAATAGTAAAAACAAAATTTGCTTCTACGAAAACATTCGTATATAATTGTACGAACAAATTCGTAGACACATCGAATTCTTCCTGCATCTGCTGACGAGCAGCGTAGGAAGTTCCATTCCAAGCTCGCTGCTCCGGCCTTTCGGCCGCCTCTGCTACTCCGCTACCGTCTTCTAGCAGCTCATCCTTCCTTTCCTTCTTTTCACTAGCGACACGTCGTCTGGCTCATGAAAACCCTACTTACTCGGCTGCTTGGGCGGCTGGCCTTCCTTGTTATTGCTTTTCCGGTAGCTGTCTTTCCTGCGCACTACGCGGCGGCACAAGCTACCGGCGCGGTTCGCGGTTCGGTACAGGATGCTACGGGCAAGCCACTGGAGTTTGCTACGCTCACGCTGCATCGGGCCACCGATTCGGTAGTTGTAAAATCGGAGTTCAGCGACGAAAAAGGAGCGTTCCGGCTAGGTCCGGTAGCAGCCGGACGCTATCTGGTACTGGCCTCACAAGTAGGATTTGTGCGGCGCTGGAGCGCACCGGTAGAAGTGGCCGGCAGCGACGTGAGCCTACCGCCTCTCGCGCTGACAGCCAGCGGGGCCACTACCCTGAAGGAAGTGACAGTAGTAGGCCAGAAACCACTGTTTGAGCGCCTCGCCGACCGTACCGTGGTGAATGTGGAAGGTAGCACGCTGGCAGCGGGGGCCTCGTCGCTGGAGGTGCTGGGCCGTTCGCCGGGTGTGACGGTAGACGGCAACGACAACCTGGCCCTACGTGGCCGCCAAGGCGTGCTCGTGCTCATTGACGGCAAGCGCCAGCCCATGACGGGCACTGAACTGGCCGACTACTTGCGCGCCCTTCCCGCCGACCAAGTGAAGAATATTGAGCTGATAACGAACCCACCAGCGAAATACGACGCCCAGGGTAGTGCTGGCATTATTGCCATCAACCTTAAAAAGGACCAGCGCCTAGGCACCAACGGCACTCTCAATGCCAGCTACGGACGGGGGCAGTCCAGCGTTGATAAATACACAACGGGCCTTTCGCTCAACCACCGCCGCAAGGGCCTGAACCTGTTTGGGAGCTACACCTACGCCGACCGGGAGAACTTTGGGGACCTAATGATTCACCGGGACTTTTTCAGCTATCCGGACGGGCAGCGCACTTTCACGGGCAGCACCGAGCAGGACAACTTCAGCAAAGGGCGCGGCCGTTCCCACACCTGGAAAGCCGGCCTCGACTACGACCTGACCGAACGGACAGTGCTGGGCGCAACAGTAAGCGGCGTGAACTTTCGGTTCAACCAAGATGGCACCAACAACTCCGATCAGCTGGCCGCAAACAACAGCCTGCAGCGCCAGTATCAGTCGCTGAACACGCGCAGCATTGTGGCGCCCAACGTGGCCGGCAATCTAAACTTTCGCCATACATTCAAAGCCGATTCGGTGGGGCCGCGCGAGCTAACGGCCGACGCCGATGTGGCGCGCTACGACGCACGCCGCCTGCAGCAGCTGAATACGACTTACACCTTCCCCATTGATTCCCTCGATTTCCTCGACAGCAACCAGCACGGCCAGCTCGACATCTGGTCGGTGAAGGCAGACTACACGCAGTTGCTGAGCAAGCGCCTGACGATGGAAGCCGGCGGCAAAGTAAGCTGGGTGACGTCGGACAATGATCTGCTGTTCCGGATTCCGGGGCCGGACGGAGTAGGACTGGTGCGCGACGCCCGCCGCTCCAACCGCTTTCTGTACGACGAGAACATCAACGCAGGCTATGTAAATTTCAACTACACCAAGCCGGGTTGGACGCTGCAGGCCGGCCTGCGGGGCGAACAAACCAAGGCCACCGGCGTGCCCGAAGACCCAGACCAAGGCTTCGACCGCAACTACTTTCAGCTGTTTCCGAGCGCGGCAGTGAAGCGGGAGTTTTCTAAAACGCACGAGGTTTCTCTGTCCTTGAGCCGCCGCATCGACCGGCCGTCCTATGGACAGCTCAACCCATTCAAATCCTACATCGACGCAACAACTTATGGTGCCGGCAACCCCGATCTGCTGCCCCAGACGAGCTACAACTTTGAGCTTACGCACACTTTTCGCCAGAAATACAGCCTCGGGCTGAGCTACAGTGTCACGACTAACCCCATTATCGGGACGGTGCAGCCGGCACCGGAAGGTGGCCGGGCCGTCGTCTCAACGAACCAGAACTTAGGGCAGCAGCAGTACACGGCCCTCACCCTAACTGCTCCGCTGGAACTGGCCAAGTGGTGGAGCATGACCAATAACTTGGTGGTGTATTACAACCACTTCACCGGTGACCTGGCTGGCACGCGCCTCAATGCGGGCAAAGCGGCATATAACGTCAACAGCACTAGCTCTTTCACCATTGGCAAAGGCTGGAGCGCCGACCTAACTGCTTTCTACCAGTCGCCGGAAGTGTATGGTTTTTTTCAGGTGCGGCCACAGGGCCAGGTAACGGCCGGAGTTCAGAAGACGGTGTGGGACCGGAAGGGCACTCTAAAGCTGAACATGACGGATATCTTCTTCACCGACTATGTGCGTGCTACTTCCTCCTATGAGAACTATGTGGAGCGCTTCAATCAGCGCCGCGACTCCCGCGTAGCAACTCTTTCGTTCAGCTACCGCATCGGCAACGACAAGGTAGCACCTACCAAGCGCCGCTCAGGCGGAGCTGAGGAAGAGAAACGCCGTGCTGGCGGATCATAGCCAGCCTGCTCTGCGCAAAAAAAGCGGCAGCCAGGTAGGCTGGCGCTTTTTTTATGCGTGTTGCGGCCGGCCGGACGCTACTGATGTGGGCATAAAGCAGGACCTTTGCTCGTCTTCCTTTGTAGTTCGCGCCGAGTGGCCAATTCCTATTTCCAGTTCAAGCAGTTCCGCATCGAGCAGGGTGAGTGCGCCATGAAGGTGAGCACCGATGCCTGCGTACTGGGTGCCGCCGCCGACATTGAGGAGGCGCAGCGCATACTGGACATCGGTACCGGCACCGGGCTGCTGGCCCTGATGGCCGCCAAACGCAACACAAGCGCCCGGATAGAAGCCGTGGAACTGGAGCTGGCAGCGGCAGCCCAAGCGGCGGCCAATTTCGCGGCCAGCCCCTGGGCTGCGCGCCTTACGCTGCATGCGCAGCCACTGGCACGTTTCGCCGCCACTTGTCCGGCGCCCTTCGACCATATTCTCTGCAACCCGCCCTTCTTCCGCCACTCGCTCCGCTCCCCCAATGCGCAGCGGACCACTGCCCGCCACACCGCCGACGATACGCTTTCCTTCCCCGAATTAGCCCGCTTCGCGTCTGATTTTCTAACACCTGTCGGGCGTCTCACGGTACTGCTCCCACCACCGGAAATGCGGCACTTCGAGGAAGCTGCGGCTCAGGCCGGTTTGTGGCCGCTAACAAGGCTGGTGCTCCAGCACCGCGCCGGCAGTAAGCCGCTACGCCATATCACAGCTTTTTCGTGGCAAAAGCAGCCGGCTCAGCAGCATGACCTGTTGGTAAAAGATGACGTGGAGGAATACTCAGCAGCGTTTCGGACGTTGCTACAGGATTTTTACCTAGCGTTTTAGTAGAGAATCCTCCGGTATTTGCCCGTTACAGTGGCAGCAAGCGTTGTACCTGCGCCAGCTTATTCTGGTAGAAACCGTCGAGCAGGTCGGCCTGCACCTGGCCAAACTCGGCCGCCTGGTAGCGGCGGCGTACGGTACCATCAGCCAATACTGTGAGTTCGTCGCAGAGTTCGGTGAGGGAGCCCAGCAAGTGCGAGGTCAGCAGAATACCGGTACCTTGCCCGCGTAGCCGCCGCAGTATTTCCATCAGTAGCAGGTTGGTGTTGAGGTCAAGGCCGTTGAAGGGCTCATCCAGGATAAGGTAGCGGAAGGGCTGCACGAGGAGCGCCAGAAGTGCCAGCTTCTTCTTCATGCCCGCCGAATACTCCTCGGCATATTGGTCGAGCGGCAGCTCCAGAAGCTGATTCCAGCCCTCAAAATCAACTAAGGCTCGGCCACGGGCCTGCAGCGTAAACTCTAGGTACTCGCGGCCAGTGAGGCGCGGATAGAAGTACGGCTCGTAGGGCAGCAGGCCTGTACACGGGCGAATAGATAGGCCTGTAGTTTCGCGCACCGTGCCTTGGTAGTCATGGTACAGGCCGTAGAGGCAGTGCAGCAGCGTGGTTTTGCCGGCGCCATTAGCTCCCACCAAGCCATGCAGGGTACCAGGCCGCAGGTTCAGGCTGACATCGTGCAGCACATCGTGCGTGCCAAAAGCCTTGCGCAGGCCATTTACTTCAATCATGGCGAAAGGTGGAAAGC
This genomic window contains:
- a CDS encoding outer membrane beta-barrel protein, giving the protein MHTRFSTSFLGWIWHLSVALLFLPQVSAAQIPAAPIPGVVRSAAGLPLDYATIILHRATDSVAVKTEFSDAEGKFLLTPPVAGRYLLSVLHIGYRQAWVGPLETSAAVGQVVVITLTPSAAQQLRGVTVTAQKPAFERLPDRTIVHVEGSTLAAGNTVLDVLSRAPGVTVGGNDNLSLRGKQGVLVLIDGKRVPMTGVELASMLRALPAEQVRTIELITNPPAKYDAQGGAGIIAINLKKDQRLGTNGSVNASYGRGHYGKHTSGLSLNHRSASLNLYGSYAYTDRRNFQNLTFNRRYLQDGQVQISSQQLNEMRNHLQSHTWKAGMEYTASKRTTLGAMLSGLASNSPWEGTNASEFFNAQGASTTRYSSWNLRNLRTPNIAGNLTLRHTFRPDSVGTPELTADADMARYGITRLLNLATSYTLPTRTPTSLLGTHDGTLTIQSVKADYVRPLPRGLRLEAGAKSSWVQSDNSVVFYRTENGATYLDTNQSNEFRYDENINAAYLSLTRPRPTLTLTAGLRAEQTNATGRQVIGNENFDRHYFQLFPNLSLSRTLSEKHSVGFSLSRRLDRPTYNQLNPFRSFVDATSYRAGNPYLLPQTNYSAELTHTWRQKYTTGLSYAHARQPIVSVYLAQPTLLVAATDVNLRTRHYYAFTLTAPLAPTKWWQLYADAELFFIYFEGNLGDTAPPAGQPGAILNANSTFTLGKGWTADLNGSYHSRERYAFQVVNAFGQVGIGIQKSLFDGRATLRANATDLLYTAPVQATSRYVAFEETFRSTQDTRVATLAFTYRFGSNEVAPARKRATGAEDEKRRAISQ
- a CDS encoding MarR family winged helix-turn-helix transcriptional regulator; the protein is MLSSVIFYSLDKAIRQYRKLAQANIDRAGIAITIDQWLVLRVIQEHDDLTQADIADRVFKDQASVARMISLLTKRGLLVAVPLPSDGRRSQLRVTKEGEQVLSDVQPVVLNNRSLALKGLSEDDLTLLRNMLERIYLNCSARAPTS
- a CDS encoding outer membrane beta-barrel protein; the encoded protein is MKTLLTRLLGRLAFLVIAFPVAVFPAHYAAAQATGAVRGSVQDATGKPLEFATLTLHRATDSVVVKSEFSDEKGAFRLGPVAAGRYLVLASQVGFVRRWSAPVEVAGSDVSLPPLALTASGATTLKEVTVVGQKPLFERLADRTVVNVEGSTLAAGASSLEVLGRSPGVTVDGNDNLALRGRQGVLVLIDGKRQPMTGTELADYLRALPADQVKNIELITNPPAKYDAQGSAGIIAINLKKDQRLGTNGTLNASYGRGQSSVDKYTTGLSLNHRRKGLNLFGSYTYADRENFGDLMIHRDFFSYPDGQRTFTGSTEQDNFSKGRGRSHTWKAGLDYDLTERTVLGATVSGVNFRFNQDGTNNSDQLAANNSLQRQYQSLNTRSIVAPNVAGNLNFRHTFKADSVGPRELTADADVARYDARRLQQLNTTYTFPIDSLDFLDSNQHGQLDIWSVKADYTQLLSKRLTMEAGGKVSWVTSDNDLLFRIPGPDGVGLVRDARRSNRFLYDENINAGYVNFNYTKPGWTLQAGLRGEQTKATGVPEDPDQGFDRNYFQLFPSAAVKREFSKTHEVSLSLSRRIDRPSYGQLNPFKSYIDATTYGAGNPDLLPQTSYNFELTHTFRQKYSLGLSYSVTTNPIIGTVQPAPEGGRAVVSTNQNLGQQQYTALTLTAPLELAKWWSMTNNLVVYYNHFTGDLAGTRLNAGKAAYNVNSTSSFTIGKGWSADLTAFYQSPEVYGFFQVRPQGQVTAGVQKTVWDRKGTLKLNMTDIFFTDYVRATSSYENYVERFNQRRDSRVATLSFSYRIGNDKVAPTKRRSGGAEEEKRRAGGS
- a CDS encoding tRNA1(Val) (adenine(37)-N6)-methyltransferase; amino-acid sequence: MANSYFQFKQFRIEQGECAMKVSTDACVLGAAADIEEAQRILDIGTGTGLLALMAAKRNTSARIEAVELELAAAAQAAANFAASPWAARLTLHAQPLARFAATCPAPFDHILCNPPFFRHSLRSPNAQRTTARHTADDTLSFPELARFASDFLTPVGRLTVLLPPPEMRHFEEAAAQAGLWPLTRLVLQHRAGSKPLRHITAFSWQKQPAQQHDLLVKDDVEEYSAAFRTLLQDFYLAF
- a CDS encoding ATP-binding cassette domain-containing protein; this encodes MIEVNGLRKAFGTHDVLHDVSLNLRPGTLHGLVGANGAGKTTLLHCLYGLYHDYQGTVRETTGLSIRPCTGLLPYEPYFYPRLTGREYLEFTLQARGRALVDFEGWNQLLELPLDQYAEEYSAGMKKKLALLALLVQPFRYLILDEPFNGLDLNTNLLLMEILRRLRGQGTGILLTSHLLGSLTELCDELTVLADGTVRRRYQAAEFGQVQADLLDGFYQNKLAQVQRLLPL